CTTTTTTAGTTTCTTAGCACTTTGTTATATGGTCAGTGACTGCTGACCGTTTGCCTTAGCTGTTAGAATATTGCAATACATTAGGGCATTGCTCTATGAACATATGGTTTGATGTATAGGGGTCATTGTTGATGCTATTGTTGTTGTTGTATGGTTAAATTGCCAAGAGTAGCAAAGATTTAGCAAAAATGAGTGCCATGAAATTCTTTTTCCAAGAAAGACTTGTGCGTACTTCAGTCTTTTTATTAAATGAGAAACCTTGGTGATTCATGTTTTTATTATCAAGTGACACGTTATCTAAGTGATTGGGGAGGATAACATATTTGCATTGATTAATTCTTTGAATTCAGCAACTATATCTTTTCTCCTTCAATATTCCTTTTAGATTTCTCTAATCATTAATTTGGGTTGATAAAAAAATTCTATTCTTTTTTGGGTCATCCCATGTGGTGTCTTCTACGGGTTAAGGCAGTAAAAGAGTTGGAGCTACATCATAGGGATTTTTATGGGTTAATTTTTCTTTCAGTATTAGAGACTTTTTAGTAGAGTTGCGTAGATGTTAGTATAGTTTCTTGTCAAAAGAAAGAGCGAAGAGAACTTGAAATTTGTTAAGGACCTTTCTTttcaattattgttattattttatttttaattagttcgTGTTAAGCTTTaggatttaaaattttcattatcttataaaataataattttgttaattaCCAACTTTACCTATCACTCGTACAAAAGTACTTGAAAGTGAAAATTTTAGGTAATAGCTAACTAGCTCTCCGCTCTGCTTTGGTCTTTCATTTCCCTTTCACTGACCCGCTATCCCTATTGTAAGTCagatctttcttttcttttaatatgcATAAACATACAAGcatattaataatatatgaataGCAATAGCAATCTCATGAAGCGGGGTTAAGGAACCTCGCCATGGGTgacaacatgcaatgcaatgcatgtatctatatttaataaataaagaaggaagttgttaaagggAAACCACGAAGGGTTACGACTTTTTTTCCGtaataatttggaaaaaaaaaaggtaatgatcagaataatatgaattcttttaacTACATTATGACAGCAATGTTTGTAGCATGGTACGACACATCAAACCATGGAGTATGGCTGCGAAACTTTATCACTGGACTGCGCATTTTGGAGAATATAGAatatcactcaaattattttgtgacaatTAGTCAGCAGTGTTGTAttccaacaacaacaaaaatttattttaagtcaaatcatattaatataaaattcctAGTTGTGAAACAAAGAGTGTAAAGTAGACAAATATCAATATAGCACATTGGGACAAACTCTATGATAGCGGATTTGCTCACAAAAGATTTACCATCCAAGGTTTTTCATGAGCACACTACTCATATGAGTTTgtattttatttgctttatgTTTGTTTTCAAACATTTatgtatttggttttttttttatcagAAATGAAGTATTCAATTTATTTGATACTAACCTCACTTAAATTTAAGGAGGACTAATTGAAAATAGACATGTTTGGTTCACATTGCATATAATTTTCATGCTACGCATTCATTATTCACACCTTTCCGCTAAGGGTTCATTTTCATTCCACTAAGGGTTTATTCATCAAATGGTGGCTCATCTTATTACATTTGCATAATCTTGAATGGTTGCTATTACCTTTAAGGTGAGCTTAATTTCGAATGGTCATTTTTCCTTCAACGttaggataattttaaaatactcaCGACTAACATTTCCTTCAATTAGGAAGGAGAAGGCAATTATTATAGACATGAATGCTGACCACAATGGGAGTCCCACAAAAAACCCTTATATATATACACCCCATTTGGGATCCGCCGACGTATTGTTAAAAAGAGTAGACATGAATTTTAATAACCTTACAAGGCATTGTACATTATTGGATCATTGAGCTAATAATTGCATCCTTCGTCCCGTTGCTTCATTTGCAACAACTACCACTTGCGAGGGCAACTTGCAAATGGTCTCAAGGCACAATCACTTTATAACCTAACTCTTGACTGGGAGAGGGGACTATTGTTATACCCCTACCGCGATAAGGACATGTGGCAACACGAGACCCAGTTGGAGAGACTTGCAAGAAAATCTCCACCTTTGACCGTTCAAACGGTCTCTTAGTGACCAATAATCCCCCCCACCGAAGGAACCGTCCATCCTTGACCTCTCGGTCGAGTCTTCTGTTAAGtcatttgttattaatatgtgcACTCTCCTCAAAAAGGGATCGCCCAGGAACCACCATCtctcctataaatacccccaaagCCTAAGAGACCAAGCCATCATCCTCTCCCCTTGATTCTCCTACTTTTTCGGCTCTCAGCTCCAACGTGGGTGAACCGACCTTCCTCGTCACCATCCCTTCCTTTTTCTCCAACCTCGTTGATATCGTGTATCaacaaattttatatgtttatgtaaattttgataagttagtaatttatattataaatttaccTACTAGTTAAATAAGAAATTTTATCTAAATGAATTATCTAAAGAAAAAATAACtctacttaaataaaaataatgataaacttTATCTAAATAACTACATTAGTCCCCTTCTCAAAAAAGAACTTGTCCTCGAGTTAATTCATCTTCCAAATATAAAAGTTCATCAGATGGATGATAAAGGGAGAGATCAATTACATTAAAAGTCCTAGAGATTTTGCATATTCTTTGACAGCTCCATTACATAACCATTATCATTTATCTTCTTTAAAATGAGTTCGTCCCATACATATTGTGTTGTAGCTTGTTATACGTGCCAACCAGAAACCTTTCCTTCAGCAAAGCACCATAACATTATATTTTTCTTCGAAAGTTTGACAACTTCGATGCTTATCAGCAACGACTTTATATTTAGCATTGATCTTTTCAAGTCTTTGTTTGATCTCTGCTTGTATATTTTGTACTTGTTTCGCCATGTGGGATGCAATTATGCTTGATTGCTAACAACATTGAACAGTGCCTAGTGGAAACATTCAGTTCATATGGTATTGGCGATTGGAACACATTGTTCTACGTAGTCCATCCCGGAGGACAATCTATCCTTAGAGGAATTGGGAAACGAGAAGCTTAAAGCAAGCTGgcatgtgctaagtgaatatgGAAACATGTGGAGTCCAAGCGTGCATTTGTTCTTGATGAGAcgagagaaaacaaagtaaaagcAGGCAAAGCCGTCGCCACCACCACCACAAGGGAAGGGTTAGACTGGGGTGTCTTACTCGCCTTTGGGCCGGGTCTCACAGTGTAGACCGTGGTGCTTCGAAGCTTTGCTTTGGATTCAACTTAATTACCAACTAGCCATCAGATGCTAGCTTTGTTACCGCTACATtattaataaattctctttggaTGTGAAAAGATGAACATGAAAAACCTAGTTATTACTCTCCATTGCCCTgtcatttcttctttcttttcaagCATATAAGTTTCTCTCTCTTTTAACAAATGAATTTTCATTAATAAGCGACAAGCAGTTACAAGACAAAAAGTAATTAACGGAATTTTGTCTTATTGACTGGCAATAACCAAAGTTTGTTCAAGTTATTCTCGAGTGAAGCTCAAATTGCAACTTGAATCACGCAGCTTCTTGCAACTCTGCCTTTGCATTATACCGAGCGGGGCAAGGGGGACGAAAGCTTACACCTTCCATCTTCTAAAACTTAAAGTTTCCCGAATTaccattaatcaaattaattaaaataataagttttaattgttaatcaaataaaaaaatttttactCACGGAAATAATTTagggtttctttctttttattttttatttgtttttttagcttaaatatatataaatctattGTGATTTTAAGCTCATTATAATAATCTGTATAAAAttcattctttaatttttatattttgagctTAAATATTATATTAGGCGTATCTAATATATTGGgcctataatattttattattaataattctggttaattgattaatttagttaattatccgatttcgaaccgaattaattactaaacataattttaaaagaaaaaaaccttaATTAATCCCTAACTGAATTAGATTCGGTGGTTTCTCGATTAACCAAAATAATTCGATTCGattgattaattcaattaaaaccaaattatgCACACCCCACCCATATTCCAAGAAAAGTGATATTAACAACTAAATTTCACAATATTTCATGTtgtaatatcaaaatatttagtTGCTAAATATAATcttcaaaatattaaataaaatgacaaaTGTTGTTATGAATTTATatgtaacaataaaataagttgttaaatattataatattagcaACGAgtaatttaactttttatttattattagtaaCAACATTAAACGTCGTAGTGTAAGATTGAAATATTTGCAATTGTtgctaaatttaatatattaataatccCAACAATAAAGTTTTTcgttctaaatttttaattttaagttaaaatactttgtaaagttttaaatttaatctttatattttaatttaatcatttttaatttttgtatcttttaaaatttaaaattttatttgtaattttcgTTACCATTTTGATGGTAACCCACCAAAAACCAACCAAAAGGCAAACTGACTAAAGTAAATCATTTTTGTATAAAGAAAGGTGAAAAACGTGCAAATTATGTGTCTGCATCGATTCCCATTGTGATggttgaaaaaatataaatatctcttaggaatatgtgaatttgtggatctcataaacaaatgagctaaagaaataaaaagagaaactTTGAAAAAAGATCTGCGACAACCGGAAAGGTAAAAGTAAATCTGGTTTCCTCCACCAAAAGCTTTCATTGTCATCTCTACCCTCCTCTtactttcttctttttattttgtccTAATATGACATGTGATATTAATCACATTGATTTCTTATCGTATAAAGATTATGAAATCTGGCctcaaatgtgtatatatatatcagagAAGATAAGTAGATTAACAATGCTCTTGGCCTCTAAATATTAAACAGCCACCACCATCAACCATAATATACCATTTCTGGCCCAATCCCATTCTAATCAACTCAATTTGAAGAAAACTGAAATAGCTGGATGGGGTCGTTAGATACAATGAATGAGAACAGCCGAGGAAGAGCTGCGGTTCTAGCGATTGGCACTGCAAATCCGCCCCATTGTTTCAACCAAGTTGATTACCCTGATTTTTACTTTCGAGTTACTAAAAGCCACCATCTTACATCTTTGAAGGATAAGTTTCGACGTATCTGTAAGTATCAAAGGGTtaccttgattttctttttactttttaatgcAAATCTTTATTACCAAAGAGAGATTTCTATCAACTGAGATaggaataattataaatttagtcctttagtacttacatttttttttatcaatttttccttcattcttccttttttttttttaagctaaatttggTCTGCCTCCAACTTTCAAAAAATCGTTAGCttgctttttttttaacaaaaatatcatctaAAATGTTAATCTTTTTAAACATGATACACTATatttcattctatttttttttgcatgttttaataattcttaaattattttttcaatataaataatatatgtcaACATAAAATATCACACCAACATCTGAAAgacaaaaaatttaaacatcaagGGCTCAACGAATAAATAAGAGAAATAGATACCCTTAGAAGTCCAAAAACATGTTGCGTTTAGTTAGTTAACCAAAACTTGAACTGATGaccgatatttcaaataaaaacagTTTACTTTATATTTTCATGGAGATGTCTGCTATGGTTTTAAACTTTTAGTGTTTTTAGGTGAGAAATCTGCAATTAGGAAACGTTACATGCACCTGACGGAAGATATTATCAACAAGAATCCAAACTTAATTATCTACAAGGCTCCATCTTTTGATGCTCGTCAAGAAATCCTTGTAACTGAAGTGCCCAAGCTTGGCAAGGACGCGGCATTGAAGGCCATCAAAGAATGGGGACAACCCATTTCAAACATCACTCACCTTATAGTTTGTACATCATCAGGGATCGACATGCCAGCTGCTGACCATCAGCTTGCAAAGCTCATCGGCCTAAAATCTTCAGTTCAGAGATTCATGCTTTATCAACAAGGTTGCTTTGCTGCTGGGACTGCCCTGCGCCTCGCCAAGGATTTGGCAGAGAACAATCCCGGAGCTCGAGTACTTGCTGTGTGCTCTGAGATCATGGTAGGGTCTTTCCAGCCACCCTCGGAGACCCATTTAGACGTACTCGTGGGATCTGCACTTTTTTCTGACGGAGCTGCAGCTGTCATTGTTGGTGCCAACCCTAACGCCACCATCAACGAGCGCCCTTTGTTTCAAATTGTATCAGCTAAACAGGCTGTTATCCCCGACTCTGATGACGTGATAATAGCAAAAATACGTGAAATGGGTATGGCGTATTATTTGTCTAAAAAGTTGCCCAATGTGATTGCCAACAACATTGAGCAATGCTTATTCGAAACATTAGGTCCATGTGGTGTTGATGATTGGAACAAATTGTTTTACGTAGTTCATCCCGGTGGCCCAGCTGTTCTTAAACGTATTGAAGAGAAACTTGGATTGGGAAGCGACAAGCTTAAAGCAAGCTGGCATGTGTTAAGTGAGTATGGAAACATGTGGAGTCCAAGCGTCCTATTCGTTCTTGATGAGATGAGAAAAAGGTCAACAGAAGAAGGCAAAACCGCCGCCGCCACTGAAGGGCTAGAGTGGGGCGTCTTACTGGCCTTTGGGCCGGGTCTCACGGTGGAGACCGTGGTGCTTCGTAGCATTGCTGCGGATTCAGCTTAATTATTAACTAGCCTTTTGAAAATGGAAACAAGGCGGAAAAGGCCGCAAGCCGAAGAAAATCTTGCGACATGATCTCCAAAATAAAATCCCATTACAATTAGGTGTAGTGTCCATAATATCCACTTGTTAAATAAGACAACTAAATTAAAGTTATGGTCCCATCTTTAATGCTTTATTGTGGTTGAGTGGGTGAACaatatttatttactattttattgttgataCAATAAAAAATTGTTATGTTTTATCATGTAATTTACAAATTTCTATGGAAGTTTTTGTATTCTCCAGCttgaatttcataaaattcttttgGATCAtcattaattactaaatttaatttctttattaataAAAGTTGATTGGCGAGAAAAAATGTGAGCATAATCAGT
The genomic region above belongs to Gossypium hirsutum isolate 1008001.06 chromosome D05, Gossypium_hirsutum_v2.1, whole genome shotgun sequence and contains:
- the LOC107914136 gene encoding chalcone synthase 2-like yields the protein MGSLDTMNENSRGRAAVLAIGTANPPHCFNQVDYPDFYFRVTKSHHLTSLKDKFRRICEKSAIRKRYMHLTEDIINKNPNLIIYKAPSFDARQEILVTEVPKLGKDAALKAIKEWGQPISNITHLIVCTSSGIDMPAADHQLAKLIGLKSSVQRFMLYQQGCFAAGTALRLAKDLAENNPGARVLAVCSEIMVGSFQPPSETHLDVLVGSALFSDGAAAVIVGANPNATINERPLFQIVSAKQAVIPDSDDVIIAKIREMGMAYYLSKKLPNVIANNIEQCLFETLGPCGVDDWNKLFYVVHPGGPAVLKRIEEKLGLGSDKLKASWHVLSEYGNMWSPSVLFVLDEMRKRSTEEGKTAAATEGLEWGVLLAFGPGLTVETVVLRSIAADSA